The Rissa tridactyla isolate bRisTri1 chromosome 1, bRisTri1.patW.cur.20221130, whole genome shotgun sequence DNA segment CTCTGATGGCATTAAGTATTGGGCATAAAGTATTATTCCCACCTGACCACAGCATGTTTGGgtagaggaaaagaagagcaAAGCTCATATTTCCATAGCCAAACTCAGCTGATTTTTAATCAGCTGCCCTTCCTTTCTGGTTGTTCACTTACCTCTAGCAAGGACAAACACTCCCTTTCCCATTATCCGGATATCATCCCATGTGACGTTGCAGTAGTATGTGCCAGTAGAAGAGGTGTTTTCAAGTGACTTGATTGTGTAGTCGTAAGGTATGGTAGCAGTCttattctcttctccaggagggATGGGTACGTTTTCTGACCTATGATGGATGGATGTTTTCTGGCCCAGTGAATTAATCCAGTAATAGGAGATTGAAAATTTGGTGTATTTCTGCATGTAAGGGAACATGACTTTACAGGGGATGGATACTCCTTCCTTGAGCAGTGCAACCTGGATTGGAGGTTTCTGCTGTACATCAACTTTTCTTCCTGTAAGGGTAATAATTGTTAGCAGCCACCTAACATCACTTTAAGTCAGGAGAGGACCGCTGCCCCAAAGACAGGATCACACGGTGAAAATAACCATATGTCAGGAAGCACACAGTGTTGGCCCTTGTCAGAAATTTAGTGATTCAGAGCACGTGCCCTGTGTGATCTGACACATCTCTTAGGTAATTGCTGTGTGATTTGCGACAGCCTGTTGCATTCGCAGGCTTCCCCTTTTCCCTTGTGAGCTTCTTCGTACAACACCAGCACgcagaaagacaggaaatgaagCTGGAAGTGAACTGATTTTGCAGTGGCGTGAGACTGTATTTACAACAGATGAATAGAAAGTGATTTTCCAAGACAAATGTTAGCTGGATATCTCCTGAAACTCCTGAGCTACAAACCTCTGCTTGAGCATCTATGTGTGCCCATGTGATGACACTGCGCCAGCGAAGGTACAGTTCGGAAGCAGGTGTTATTGATGGGACTGTGTATTTCTGAAGCACAAGTGAGGAAGGAAATTGCATATTCTGCACAGAGGCCAACACCAGGGCCATGAGAAATAAGACACAGTTTAATCATGCCAAACTTTTGCTGCTGTAAATGGGCAGCAAAGCACAAGACTCGATGCTAGATATGGGAACTATCTGCAGAAGACTGCAGATCTTAAGTATCGATACGTGACAGTATCTTAGGCAGAGAGATGGGAGATCATGCCCTTCATGAGCTTCCTCCTTATGCAGACAGGGCTGTTGGAAGTGATCTATCACTGCACTTCAGTAGACAATGATGTCGGGAATTACAAGAGAGGATGAATAAGCACAGATGGGGAACCACACCATAGTTGACTCCCTGTTCTGTTTAATCAAAAATCAAAAAAGCTAAGAGTGAGCCATGGGCTAGTAAGGAGCCTGGGGTACAGGATATCTTTGGCCTCCCAGCCAAATCTGGGTTTAACATCAGGCAGTCTCTGGATCTATTTGTTTGGCAGCTGACATAACACCACATATAAAGAAACTTAAGAGGAGGCCAATGCAAACCATTGTTGTCTTTAAAAAAGGGAAGTGGAAACTTACACACAAGTCTTCTTACAAAATGAAGGATTTTTTCAGAGACATGAAaatagaagggggaaaaaaagtagcgAGAGAAAGTAGGGGATGGGCAGGCTTTTCCATTCATGCTTTTGATGGCATTCCCTGGGGATCTGCATCTATGAACAGGCTCATAACAAGGCATTAAAGCTGTCCCAGAGCACAGCCAGGCTTGCTTTCCTGTCATTGTGCACTAACACTGTATCGCAACAGCAGCATCACCTCTGCACAGCGGGACTTGGCATCAGAAAAGGCAACTCAGACTTAGCACTGCTGAATGCTGGTCACtgagaagtggggggggggggggaggggcaatAACGAAGGGAGGGCACAGACACTGTCCAGAAAGGACTGTTGGGAAGTAATATCCGTTAAGGAAAATCCTCTACAGATGACAAAGCCAAGGACAACAGCCCAAGAGTAAGGAAGAGCTTAGGTTACATCACGAGAAAAAGGTTCTTAACTGTAAAAGCAACCGAGATACAGTACATTCCTAAGGGACATGCTCATTCATTGTGAGGGCACCGTCTTATGTACACTAGATACAATATTATGGAAAGAAGGCAACAGAAAATCCTGCAGACACTGTGGGAGGGATAACCCAAGTGGTCTCTTCTGGGCCTTATTTTCTAAAATCATTCATCATTCATCAACCTTCTCCTCATCTCTACCCAGCAGAACACACAAGAATATAGTTTCTATACAAGGCACGGCTAAGCACTGCTGTAAAAAAACAGATGAGAGATCCATCTTCATACAGCATCGCAGGAGCCATTAGCTTGAGCAGAACATGccaggaaaaaagcccaaccatTTTATTTAGGTTATCTAACCCTTCTCCCATGTTCCTCCCTTCTTGAGGATTCTCTCTCTCAGCTTTGAAATGCTTAAAAGACAGAAATAGCAGCAGCGTGCAAATTCCTAGAGGGGATCTCTGGAAATTAGCAAAAGCTGGGAATTAGCAGCTGGAAATGCTCTAATACGAAGAAACATGAGAGtaaacaaaaggaataaaaaaatgtatttttacctCCACACTGAAGCAACCAAAGAAACAGGAAGATGACTTTTAGATTAGAGCTCATGATGGGGGGGTCAAAGGCCGTATGAAAGCAACCAGGTATGAAGATCCAAAAGGCAAAAGAGATGTGGGTTTGTCAGGTATTTCCAAGGCCAGGCAGCTGGTTGATCCTCCCATTTGCAAAGGGACGGGCGGGAGGGACACACACTGCTTTTGGTAAGCTGTTCCTGGTAGATGCAGGCTCTTCTGCTTTTCGGTCAGACTCCTCCCTGCACCGAGATTCGTTTCTCTATACTATTACGATGGCATTACACCTACCAGCGAGTGTCTAAAAATTAAACTGTAAGCTCTTTAACATATAGAGCTTTTTCTCCCAATGACCATAAAATATCACACGCATTTAAAGCAAACTTTGTCGCCTTCCACAGTGACCAAAGCTCCACAATGGAATACGGAAAAAATGTCCTTTGACTGATGCAGATCGAGGCCGTTTGAGGTGAATGTGGTCAAATTCAGTGAAATGTTCAACTGACTCTGGAGTGACGGGCAAGCTTAGAAATGGCACAGTGGGATTTTTACCATAATTTTGCAAGGATTTGTTTACACAGTTGTTTCGGATCAGCTGTTCCTGATTATCTCACTGTATGGACCATCCAGGTTTTAGAACAAAGGCACCTTGCTTCAAATTATCTTCATCAAGTGCTGTGTTCACATGGGGAAACTACTGAGCAGTGCCACAGTTTGGGTTCATGGCAGAGTAGCACTGTCAAACTCCTCCTTTATGTGACCACTGAGGGGTGGGATCACCTGTTTTGCCTTCAACATGGGTAACAGTACCCAGCAGTCAGTACAGAGAAACGATTCCACTGTCCTCCTGACTGCACAAAACTTCCCGCTGCAGCCAACTCCTCCACTAGGTCACTTTGGTGTAAGGCAGAAGTGAGAACAACCAGACAGCAAATTCATCCCTAACAGCTGTGATGCTTCAGATCCACAAGATGCTGGCTCTGAATCAGCTTTGCTGGCTTTGCAATGCAGGCGAGCCTTAAGAAATCTATTGTAGGGAAATCTAAGGAGAGCCCTTTGAAGAAGAAAACCCTTTCTTTGTGGGAGGATCCTGCCGCCTGTACTCACGAAGAGTCTTTGATTTCGAAGAAAGCTTGTTTTTAGCTAAGACATCTGCAATGCAACAGCTGAGCAGcatctgacttaaaaaaaaaaccctgatgtctGAGAGGTCTTCACTTCTCTCTAGGCAGGTTCCTCCTTTCGCACTTCTTGTGAGATGTTTGCACTGTCCACAAGAAAGCACTTTGCTGCAATTTCAAGGGTGCCTGCTCGCacaggctgctgggctgtggaGAGTGGTGGGGGACAGCCGTGCGGAGAAAGACCTAAGAAGGTAGATGAGCCTGTAAACTGCGCAGAGTCGAACTCTATCTGTTGTTTTATCTCTCCAGAGTTTGTAGGAGTGAGGTTTGCTCCAAAGCAACCTTTCATTTACAGcatttttcctcctgttcagCCCGGGA contains these protein-coding regions:
- the NFAM1 gene encoding NFAT activation molecule 1, with translation MSSNLKVIFLFLWLLQCGGRKVDVQQKPPIQVALLKEGVSIPCKVMFPYMQKYTKFSISYYWINSLGQKTSIHHRSENVPIPPGEENKTATIPYDYTIKSLENTSSTGTYYCNVTWDDIRIMGKGVFVLARDTGYVETFYVWEILITLTVLLAVLSITATALLLWKRKVLCPRRNRLNIPRNKVETQPPSASPPPPPPPPPPPVYDCLDLQQVDVYSSLENYTNNPSPRKSPPGKTPKKQASLEESSDTLYENI